A window of Acropora muricata isolate sample 2 chromosome 3, ASM3666990v1, whole genome shotgun sequence contains these coding sequences:
- the LOC136911450 gene encoding histone-lysine N-methyltransferase SETD1A-like isoform X2, with amino-acid sequence MSYEPPVLSKKHGFGDAKASEASTRLVQARLIQGEKPVNGLTKPLPEPNENGHRQDFKLLIDPAIKKGHSKIYRYNGVFPGQLPVIPKDPRSRRTRIWALNKADLPVPNFKVDKWYVGIPPQREVYFSGLNDNVDKKFLEGMCERYGKVDAIKIYFDPQTKKHTGKGRVTFASTGAAKLAVAKLDHTSVMGNIIKAHIESNIKGAEGHGRQRVAENPPRRNSGHDSSTSVQLPTPSPSILSQSSSADSSMLSPSLLLMKSPASSVRLPNDIWGTSLGGSWDKTSVSGNKLSQSGSAFISPQSVSSVQSGFEPVSPPHNFTKNNEPPPPPPPVSKPPPLPVDNKYPPAPANQKSRQPSSYMNYEDISPDPIFSPGEDEREKSDLKIMTKKLESCKRDSKHSSSSPSRARSPRFNRNESYLKWEKKKQDEREEKYREKAKDFDRHNGGSDRDSRCNDDRRLDYKYKHDGCLDKRDYYRREDYDRNRPGARYDKDDYKHVHRKERYSLSPRRDEFRYSDHRDSKTRDPRLRDKENEGSGGRDPLIKDVKFYDRGQRGEDGSSRDPRLRGKTVEVSDVCSKVSKAAPCLQEKRSSLESKDVGKSELRKTVSESVPSLVDDQSYLCDSKSKDASVKELLVKVEKSICHSKEGECKDSSEKPGEHVEIEGEQEDNTSCSVEPDSNTAISAAEIISSVVSGTSLSKTYGPNKYSEDAYTVGVETYSDEEPLPPGDEYDVAHEVQLDIARSKIKAAQNAVKKRKFSETVEDEKKSSGPKSKKIQIVLKSVQLNETEGDLLIAQSLDSNSKQEESEGGWSNVSPKVVADVAVECEQSEVSTSRLANLPLTEDISPCNSPTVETTSHIECSSELTSKEPASIDIYSDIEGNEDDQCVVDVKNDDNDDAMSLSSISSNEDTLEVNEPDLPKTESISVPPPSVVFPPYPPPMFNPSIPPPPFFNPRVPPPPLVPVTVPPPPIPAHPSVPPPSLHPPLNAGPILPPTVPPPPPAGTAVPIPRIPPPIIGSSSGFYDPRVPPPISCGSYHSSGGFAYQKQEYKKPWRAVIIDEVYRNICGELDTVLKRDMFKKLVEASAFKALESWWDNKTKPKTVLQTTANSSRNLPPASTAGISSNLGAGASTIGPSPFERSPSMLLGLRASLPKLPSFKVKRTPEAEKVVSGSRKRSNTESSEVLERQTKKQIMEEPDLEMDAELENSSGSYKRLRLNNKLEEAERSHSPFQQLDDNVDVAPRATIVRYSEEERRPSTGSSLYHKVYSSSSSESESNASESDDEEEEESEEEESQSESDTESEEETESESEEEKEEDNNRVIVSDLDVEHERQKELMMTEVVEKQQVDVPKVSLSEASLDSLSAEDIDSAETESRQPCNATDKAAVTETMSHPADEESPKETYQGFHIANIVPDLFKDKDAAPEEGSVLSENEMEIGDKHHELSTELNVKTQTQDVEDKRYSQPECVNTAILEKPFEKMDGNVVTGDFKPPSIDSICEENELKSPRLDHLEEKEDFGGNEDDDFVEKRMPVLSPDKPLAVSLVELDHSYGLVAPVEMKPLIKPVEEADSKESHFDDDSRHLTESPVIDILNIDSEVVPSPQMPQFPVRSFESDDELVYEFHRLGIDAEDCYYMKVGFEQLQQVGSESVVDAHWIVHPPTCQVATKLRRKQKPENGVRVHVTGCARTEGFYRIDIKEKAKYLQAQRRQLQCQENVTKQELKTEGNKAKQQSREHRATQRRLQSAVCNEEFGDLLKFNQLMVRKKQLRFGKSGIHDWGLFAMESMAADEMVTEYVGEVIRQSMADIRERRYEEMGIGSSYLFRVDQETIIDATTKGNFARFINHSCDPNCYAKIVTLENAKKIVIYSKRDIEVNEEITYDYKFPIEDEKIPCLCGVPQCRGTLN; translated from the exons ATGTCCTATGAACCGCCAGTTCTTTCAAAGAAACATGGCTTTGGTGATGCAAAGGCGTCCGAAGCCAGCACTAGACTCGTACAAGCACGACTTATCCAAGGAGAGAAGCCAG TTAATGGTTTAACGAAACCATTACCTGAACCAAACGAGAATGGACATCGACAAGACTTCAAACTTCTCATAGATCCCGCCATAAAGAAAGGACACTCTAAAATCTACCGATATAATGGTGTTTTTCCAGGG CAACTGCCGGTTATCCCCAAGGACCCCCGCTCCAGGAGAACGCGAATATGGGCTCTCAACAAAGCAGATCTGCCAGTTCCAAATTTTAAG GTGGACAAGTGGTACGTTGGAATTCCTCCACAACGCGAAGTTTACTTCTCAGGATTAAACGATAACGTGGACAAGAAATTCCTAGAAGGAATGTGTGAGCGTTATGGCAAAGTTGATGCCATCAAAATTTACTTTGAcccacaaacaaagaaacatacTGGAAAGGGACGGGTAACATTTGCAAGTACTGGTGCGGCGAAGTTGGCAGTAGCTAAACTGGATCACACCTCTGTCATGGGAAACATTATAAAAGCACACATAGAATCAAACATCAAAG GAGCTGAGGGTCATGGCAGGCAGCGTGTTGCAGAGAATCCTCCAAGGAGGAACTCAGGGCATGATTCAAGTACCAGCGTGCAGTTGCCAACTCCGTCACCCTCCATATTATCGCAATCATCCTCAGCAGATAGCTCTATGCTGTCACCTTCCTTGTTGTTGATGAAAAGTCCTGCATCATCCGTACGTCTACCAAACGACATATGGGGAACATCACTTGGTGGTTCATGGGACAAGACGTCTGTGAGTGGAAACAAGTTATCCCAGAGTGGATCAGCCTTCATTTCTCCACAGAGTGTGTCATCGGTTCAGTCTGGATTTGAACCTGTGTCCCCACCCCACAACTTCACAAAGAACAATGAACCACCTCCCCCCCCTCCTCCAGTCTCTAAGCCACCACCACTTCCGGTGGATAACAAGTATCCTCCAGCACCAGCCAATCAAAAGAGCCGTCAGCCATCTTCCTACATGAATTACGAAGACATATCCCCTGATCCCATCTTCTCACCGGGAGAAGATGAAAGAGAAAAGAGTGACTTGAAAATTATGACTAAAAAACTTGAATCTTGTAAAAGAGATTCCAAACATTCTTCCTCTTCTCCTAGCAGAGCTCGTTCACCTCGCTTCAACAGAAATGAGAGTTatttaaaatgggaaaaaaagaaacaagatgaACGAGAAGAGAAGTATCGTGAAAAAGCTAAGGACTTTGATCGTCACAATGGAGGATCAGATAGGGACTCTAGGTGTAATGATGATCGAAGGCTTGACTACAAATATAAACATGATGGATGTCTTGATAAACGAGATTATTACAGACGTGAAGATTATGATAGGAACAGACCTGGAGCTCGCTATGACAAAGATGATTATAAACATGTTCACAGGAAGGAGAGGTATAGTCTTAGTCCAAGAAGAGATGAATTCAGATACTCTGATCATAGGGATTCCAAAACAAGAGATCCTAGGTTACGAGATAAAGAGAACGAAGGCTCTGGAGGAAGAGACCCGCTCATTAAAGATGTCAAGTTTTACGATAGAGGGCAGAGAGGAGAAGATGGATCCAGTCGAGATCCACGGTTAAGAGGAAAAACTGTTGAGGTATCTGATGTCTGTTCCAAAGTGTCAAAGGCAGCACCCTGTCTGCAAGAGAAAAGAAGCAGTTTAGAGTCAAAAGATGTTGGGAAAAGTGAACTACGAAAGACTGTTAGTGAGAGCGTACCTTCACTTGTGGATGACCAGAGTTATCTTTGTGACTCCAAAAGCAAGGATGCAAGTGTAAAAGAATTATTGGTTAAAGTGGAAAAAAGTATTTGTCACAGTAAAGAGGGTGAATGCAAAGACAGCAGTGAGAAGCCAGGAGAACATGTTGAAATTGAAGGAGAACAAGAGGACAATACATCTTGTTCAGTAGAGCCTGACAGCAACACTGCTATTAGTGCAGCAGAGATTATATCATCTGTAGTAAGTGGCACTTCACTGAGTAAAACATATGGTCCGAATAAGTATTCTGAAGATGCTTACACAGTTGGAGTAGAGACATATTCTGACGAGGAACCTTTGCCTCCTGGTGATGAATATGATGTTGCTCATGAAGTGCAACTCGACATTGCCAGAAGTAAAATCAAAGCTGCACAGAATGCTGTCAAGAAACGAAAATTTTCTGAAACAGTGGAGGATGAAAAGAAGAGCAGTGgaccaaaatccaaaaaaatTCAGATAGTACTTAAAAGTGTTCAGCTAAATGAAACAGAAGGCGACCTATTAATTGCACAAAGCTTGGACAGTAATTCAAAACAGGAGGAGTCTGAAGGGGGCTGGAGCAATGTGTCACCTAAAGTTGTGGCAGATGTTGCCGTGGAGTGTGAACAATCAGAAGTTAGCACTTCACGGTTGGCAAACTTGCCACTTACTGAGGACATCTCACCATGCAATTCACCTACTGTTGAGACAACAAGTCACATAGAATGCAGCAGTGAATTAACTTCCAAAGAACCTGCCTCTATTGATATTTATTCAGACATTGAAGGCAATGAAGATGACCAATGCGTTGTAGATGTGaaaaatgatgacaatgacgatGCCATGTCATTGTCATCCATTAGTTCAAATGAAGACACCTTGGAAGTAAATGAACCTGATTTGCCAAAGACAGAGAGCATTTCTGTTCCTCCTCCAAGTGTTGTTTTCCCGCCATATCCACCGCCCATGTTCAATCCCAGTATTCCACCTCCTCCATTCTTTAACCCAAGGGTACCCCCTCCACCTTTGGTTCCTGTCACAGTTCCTCCTCCACCCATCCCTGCACATCCATCTGTTCCACCTCCTTCCCTTCATCCACCTTTAAATGCAGGGCCAATTCTTCCACCGACAGTCCCTCCCCCTCCTCCTGCTGGCACAGCTGTCCCTATTCCACGAATTCCTCCCCCAATTATCGGTAGTTCTTCAGGGTTTTATGACCCAAGAGTTCCACCTCCAATTTCATGTGGTAGTTATCACAGCAGTGGAGGTTTTGCCTACCAAAAACAAGAGTATAAGAAACCTTGGAGAGCTGTTATCATTGATGAAGTCTATAGGAACATTTGTGGTGAATTGGACACTGTGCTTAAGAGAGACATGTTTAAGAAACTTGTTGAGGCATCTGCATTCAAAGCATTGGAGTCATGGTGGGATAACAAGACAAAGCCAAAG ACAGTCTTACAGACAACAGCAAATTCTTCACGAAACCTTCCTCCAGCATCTACTGCAGGGATCTCCTCAAACCTGGGAGCTGGAGCTTCCACCATTGGACCCAGTCCTTTTGAGAGGTCACCCAGCATGCTGTTGGGTCTGCGTGCTTCCCTCCCAAAATTACCTTCTTTTAAAGTCAAGAGAACACCAGAAGCTGAGAAGGTGGTCAGTGGGTCAAGAAAGCGCAGCAATACTGAATCCTCAGAAGTGCTTGAGAGACAAACGAAGAAGCAGATCATGGAGGAACCCGACTTAGAGATGGATGCTGAATTAGAGAACAGTTCTGGAAGTTATAAGCGCTTGCGCCTAAATAACAAGTTAGAGGAGGCTGAACGAAGTCATTCGCCATTTCAGCAACTGGATGATAATGTGGATGTGGCTCCACGTGCTACAATAGTGAGATATTCTGAAG AAGAACGACGACCCAGCACAGGTTCATCTTTATACCATAAGGTGTACTCAAGTAGTAGCAGTGAATCCGAGAGCAACGCCAGTGAATCTGATGATGAGGAGGAAGAGGAGAGTGAGGAAGAAGAGAGCCAAAGTGAGAGTGACACTGAGAGCGAAGAAGAAACAGAATCAgaaagtgaagaagaaaaagaagaagacaaCAACAGGGTGATTGTCTCTGATTTGGATGTGGAACATGAAAGGCAGAAAGAGCTAATGATGACTGAAGTTGTGGAAAAACAACAAG TTGATGTGCCAAAGGTGTCCTTGTCTGAAGCATCTTTAGATTCCTTGAGTGCTGAGGATATTGACAGTGCAGAGACTGAAAGCAGACAACCATGCAACGCAACTGACAAAGCTGCCGTGACTGAAACAATGAGCCATCCGGCTGATGAGGAGTCACCTAAAGAGACATACCAGGGTTTCCACATTGCCAACATTGTACCTGATTTATTCAAAGACAAAGATGCTGCCCCTGAGGAAGGAAGTGTTTTGTCTGAGAATGAAATGGAAATAGGAGACAAGCATCATGAACTCAGTACGGAATTGAATGTTAAAACTCAAACTCAAGATGTTGAGGACAAAAGATACAGTCAACCTGAATGTGTAAACACAGCAATATTAgaaaaaccttttgaaaaaatGGATGGAAATGTTGTTACTGGGGATTTCAAACCACCAAGCATTGATTCTATTTGTGAAGAAAATGAACTCAAATCTCCACGCCTGGATCATCTGGAAGAGAAGGAGGACTTTGGAGGAAATGAAGATGATGACTTTGTTGAAAAGCGAATGCCAGTTCTGTCTCCAGACAAGCCTTTGGCTGTGTCACTTGTTGAATTAGATCATTCATATGGTTTAGTGGCTCCAGTGGAAATGAAACCATTAATTAAACCAGTCGAAGAAGCAGACAGTAAGGAGTCTCACTTTGATGATGACAGTCGGCACTTGACAGAGTCACCTGTCATTGACATATTGAACATTGATTCGGAAGTTGTGCCCAGTCCTCAGATGCCTCAGTTTCCTGTCAGATCATTTGAGAGTGATGATGAACTTGTTTATGAATTTCATCGACTAGGAATTGATGCAGAGGACTGTTACTATATGAAGGTTGGCTTTGAGCAGCTTCAACAGGTTGGCTCCGAGTCTGTTGTTGATGCACACTGGATAGTTCATCCAC CTACTTGTCAAGTTGCAACAAAATTGCGTCGCAAGCAGAAACCCGAGAATGGTGTCCGCGTACATGTGACTGGTTGTGCAAGAACTGAAGGATTTTACCGCATTGACATCAAGGAAAAAGCCAAGTATCTACAAGCCCAGCGCCGGCAACTGCAGTGCCAGGAAAATGTCACCAAACAAGAATTG AAGACAGAAGGAAACAAGGCCAAGCAACAATCACGTGAGCACAGAGCAACTCAAAGAAGGCTTCAATCAGCAGTGTGCAACGAGGAATTTGGCGACTTGCTTAAATTCAATCAACTTATG GTACGAAAAAAGCAGCTTCGATTCGGCAAGTCTGGCATTCACGATTGGGGTCTGTTTGCAATGGAGTCCATGGCTGCCGATGAGATGGTAACAGAGTATGTTGGAGAGGTGATTCGACAGTCAATGGCTGATATTCGTGAGCGACGATATGAGGAAATGGGCATTGGCTCCAGTTACCTTTTTAGAGTGGATCAAGAAACAATTATTGACGCCACTACTAAGGGAAACTTTGCACGATTTATCAACCACAGTTGTGAC CCAAATTGTTATGCCAAGATTGTTACGTTAGAAAATGCCAAGAAAATTGTGATATATTCCAAGAGAGATATCGAAGTCAACGAAGAAATCACATATGATTATAAATTCCCAATCGAAGATGAGAAAATCCCTTGTTTGTGTGGAGTGCCACAATGTAGAGGCACTTTGAACTAA